In Helianthus annuus cultivar XRQ/B chromosome 3, HanXRQr2.0-SUNRISE, whole genome shotgun sequence, a single window of DNA contains:
- the LOC110929276 gene encoding metallothionein-like protein 1 has product MSSSCCGGNCGCGSGCKCGNGCGGCKMYPEMVSGESTNNETLILGVAPTETGIETTGGVATAAENEGCKCNPCTCNPCTCK; this is encoded by the exons ATGTCGTCTTCTTGCTGTGGTGGAAACTGCGGTTGCGGCTCTGGTTGCAAGTGCGGTAACGGCTGTGGTGG GTGCAAGATGTACCCAGAAATGGTCTCCGGTGAGAGTACTAACAATGAGACACTTATTCTTGGTGTTGCACCTACTGAAAC TGGAATAGAGACCACCGGAGGCGTGGCAACAGCGGCTGAGAACGAAGGATGCAAATGCAACCCTTGCACATGTAATCCATGCacctgcaaatga